A genomic region of Elaeis guineensis isolate ETL-2024a chromosome 9, EG11, whole genome shotgun sequence contains the following coding sequences:
- the LOC105051388 gene encoding ubiquitin-related modifier 1 homolog 2 isoform X2, giving the protein MHLTLEFGGGLELLCNSVKIHHVDVDLKTGEDKLSMRDLLTWIKTNLIKERPEMFVKGDSVRPGVLVLINDCDWELCGSLDAVVEEKDMVIFISTLHGG; this is encoded by the exons ATGCATCTTACTCTCGAGTTCGG TGGTGGCCTTGAGCTTCTTTGCAACTCTGTAAAGATCCATCACGTCGATGTCGACCTTAAGACCGGAGAAGATAAG TTATCAATGAGGGACCTACTGACTTGGATTAAGACCAATTTGATCAAGGAAAGGCCGGAGATGTTCGTGAAAGGAGATTCTGT GAGACCGGGCGTTTTAGTGCTTATAAATGACTGTGACTGGGAACTGTGCGGTAGTCTCGATGCGGTGGTGGAAGAGAAggatatggtaatatttatatctaCCCTGCATGGTGGTTAG
- the LOC105051388 gene encoding ubiquitin-related modifier 1 homolog 2 isoform X1: protein MHLTLEFGGGLELLCNSVKIHHVDVDLKTGEDKLSMRDLLTWIKTNLIKERPEMFVKGDSVRRPGVLVLINDCDWELCGSLDAVVEEKDMVIFISTLHGG, encoded by the exons ATGCATCTTACTCTCGAGTTCGG TGGTGGCCTTGAGCTTCTTTGCAACTCTGTAAAGATCCATCACGTCGATGTCGACCTTAAGACCGGAGAAGATAAG TTATCAATGAGGGACCTACTGACTTGGATTAAGACCAATTTGATCAAGGAAAGGCCGGAGATGTTCGTGAAAGGAGATTCTGT cagGAGACCGGGCGTTTTAGTGCTTATAAATGACTGTGACTGGGAACTGTGCGGTAGTCTCGATGCGGTGGTGGAAGAGAAggatatggtaatatttatatctaCCCTGCATGGTGGTTAG
- the LOC105051388 gene encoding ubiquitin-related modifier 1 homolog 2 isoform X3, translated as MHLTLDGGLELLCNSVKIHHVDVDLKTGEDKLSMRDLLTWIKTNLIKERPEMFVKGDSVRPGVLVLINDCDWELCGSLDAVVEEKDMVIFISTLHGG; from the exons ATGCATCTTACTCTCGA TGGTGGCCTTGAGCTTCTTTGCAACTCTGTAAAGATCCATCACGTCGATGTCGACCTTAAGACCGGAGAAGATAAG TTATCAATGAGGGACCTACTGACTTGGATTAAGACCAATTTGATCAAGGAAAGGCCGGAGATGTTCGTGAAAGGAGATTCTGT GAGACCGGGCGTTTTAGTGCTTATAAATGACTGTGACTGGGAACTGTGCGGTAGTCTCGATGCGGTGGTGGAAGAGAAggatatggtaatatttatatctaCCCTGCATGGTGGTTAG